Proteins encoded together in one Desulforegula conservatrix Mb1Pa window:
- a CDS encoding DUF6848 family protein has translation MPDENTSGYKEFKHSFNDPFADIEIEKAFRFTRPKTPSVDRCQKQMMKSPAKALEGLCLDAVHPDDKAQIQEDFKVYPGLASAFGNELLKAVGFGDLGN, from the coding sequence ATGCCAGATGAAAACACAAGCGGTTACAAAGAATTTAAACACAGTTTTAATGACCCTTTCGCAGACATAGAAATTGAAAAAGCTTTTCGTTTCACGCGTCCAAAAACTCCGTCAGTCGATCGCTGCCAGAAGCAGATGATGAAATCTCCGGCAAAGGCCCTGGAAGGGCTTTGTCTGGATGCTGTTCATCCTGACGACAAGGCCCAGATTCAGGAAGACTTCAAGGTTTATCCTGGTCTTGCTTCCGCTTTCGGAAACGAGTTGCTCAAGGCTGTGGGATTTGGCGACCTGGGAAACTGA